A section of the Paenibacillus yonginensis genome encodes:
- a CDS encoding aminoglycoside phosphotransferase family protein gives MNHKEELTGGRTGQIHKVEETVIRPANAWTPHVHKFLNFLHEEGAVFVPKPYGINDRQEEILSFMPGEVFHYPLPDPMLSDSMLVSAARLLMKFHQSSERYISKLTNHEQWMLPAVLPIEVMCHGDFAPYNVTIVGDEASGIIDFDTLHPGPRMWGIGYAVYRWVPFHNPKSPGSSGNLKEQIRKTKLFLDTVGASPQDKESFVAVLIKRLESLTEYMRKEAREGNQVFQLHIEEDHLQLYLDDIEYLKMNENEIIDGIL, from the coding sequence ATGAACCATAAAGAAGAACTCACCGGCGGAAGAACCGGACAAATTCATAAAGTTGAAGAGACGGTTATTCGTCCTGCGAATGCTTGGACTCCGCACGTACATAAGTTTCTAAACTTTCTTCATGAAGAGGGGGCAGTTTTTGTGCCCAAACCGTATGGGATAAATGATCGGCAGGAAGAGATCTTATCTTTTATGCCGGGTGAGGTTTTTCATTATCCTTTACCGGATCCAATGCTGAGCGACTCCATGCTTGTGTCTGCTGCCCGGTTATTAATGAAATTTCATCAATCCAGCGAACGATATATTTCCAAATTAACAAACCATGAGCAGTGGATGCTGCCTGCCGTTCTCCCGATCGAGGTCATGTGTCATGGAGATTTTGCGCCCTACAATGTCACTATAGTAGGCGATGAAGCGTCAGGGATCATAGATTTTGATACTTTACATCCAGGGCCGAGAATGTGGGGTATTGGTTATGCTGTTTACAGATGGGTCCCGTTCCATAATCCGAAAAGCCCAGGCTCCAGTGGGAATTTGAAGGAGCAAATAAGAAAGACGAAACTGTTTCTGGATACGGTTGGAGCATCCCCTCAAGATAAGGAATCTTTTGTTGCTGTATTAATCAAACGTTTAGAAAGCTTGACTGAATATATGCGAAAAGAAGCTCGCGAGGGGAACCAGGTTTTCCAATTGCATATAGAAGAGGACCATCTGCAGCTTTATCTGGATGATATTGAATATTTAAAAATGAATGAGAACGAGATTATAGACGGCATATTGTAA
- the hepT gene encoding type VII toxin-antitoxin system HepT family RNase toxin: MNPDIVLNKIEVIRRCLSRIEEEYANDDRNLQNFTKQDSIILNLQRCCEASIDLAMHAVSELQVGVPQTSRDAFDILLSQGIIDEKLAGNMKAMVGFRNIAAHDYQAVQLEILKAILNKHLADFIAFTNALKKFASS; encoded by the coding sequence ATGAACCCTGACATCGTATTGAACAAGATAGAAGTGATTCGTAGGTGCCTGTCCCGGATTGAAGAGGAATACGCGAATGACGATCGAAATCTGCAGAATTTCACAAAGCAGGATTCCATCATTCTCAATCTGCAAAGATGCTGCGAAGCCAGTATTGACCTTGCCATGCATGCTGTTTCTGAGCTTCAGGTCGGGGTTCCTCAAACGAGTCGTGATGCCTTTGATATTTTACTTAGTCAAGGAATCATTGACGAAAAGCTGGCTGGCAATATGAAAGCCATGGTAGGGTTCCGCAATATAGCGGCACATGATTACCAAGCTGTGCAGCTAGAGATTTTAAAAGCTATACTGAATAAGCATCTTGCAGATTTTATTGCATTTACGAATGCTTTGAAGAAATTTGCAAGCAGCTAA
- the mntA gene encoding type VII toxin-antitoxin system MntA family adenylyltransferase antitoxin yields MKKLSDQPDHLLIEQGLTSSQLEEIVNILVEHVNPASIILFGSFAKKKSRPDSDMDLAYIPDQQKPDAYERFRIAALIADKTGREVDLIDFEQASPVLRAQIIDSGLLLYEPDSLKRQLLFMRSLKEYAMLNEERREIIESRMREEPL; encoded by the coding sequence TTGAAAAAGCTCAGTGATCAACCCGATCATCTACTGATTGAGCAGGGGTTAACCTCATCCCAGTTGGAGGAGATCGTGAATATCCTGGTCGAACATGTGAATCCAGCTTCTATTATCTTGTTTGGCTCTTTTGCTAAGAAGAAATCTAGACCAGATAGTGACATGGATTTGGCCTACATTCCCGATCAACAAAAGCCAGATGCCTACGAACGATTTCGAATCGCTGCTCTTATTGCAGATAAGACGGGGCGTGAAGTGGATCTGATTGATTTTGAACAGGCTAGTCCGGTGCTGCGAGCCCAAATCATAGACAGCGGTTTGCTGCTTTATGAACCTGATTCCTTGAAGAGGCAATTGCTGTTTATGCGTTCTCTCAAAGAATACGCCATGCTTAATGAGGAGCGACGGGAAATTATCGAAAGCCGGATGCGGGAGGAGCCGTTATGA
- a CDS encoding DMT family transporter, whose translation MQLLSLLLYLIWGFNFVIMKLGNGLFPPVLFAAFRFLIGSGALFLIIFYKRISFPKKKHFKWYLVCGLLQTTYFNIAIQVSLNSISAGLTSVLTYSMPLFLSIMAHYWIPGDKLTPRKTAGIAIGIIGLILAMNIHLSGSPWMLLLALSSAITWAMSNLIIKQKLQDSDKVQFTTWQMTFGTLGLFIYSLLFEHGASQWNLEAVGYLLFSGLLASALAFVLWTYILSKIEASRASVTLLTVPVIGVISGWLFLHEELRATTLAGIAFVLLGICIVNIKGKSRKMPSI comes from the coding sequence ATGCAGCTGTTAAGTTTGCTTTTATATCTGATTTGGGGATTTAATTTCGTGATTATGAAGCTTGGGAACGGTTTGTTCCCGCCCGTTTTATTTGCCGCTTTTCGTTTCCTGATCGGTTCAGGGGCCTTGTTCCTGATTATATTTTATAAAAGAATTTCCTTTCCCAAGAAAAAGCATTTCAAATGGTATCTGGTTTGCGGCCTCTTGCAAACGACTTATTTTAATATAGCCATCCAGGTTTCGCTGAACTCTATCAGTGCCGGGTTGACCTCGGTGTTAACGTACAGCATGCCTTTATTTTTATCTATCATGGCCCATTACTGGATTCCCGGCGACAAGCTTACCCCACGCAAGACGGCCGGCATCGCCATAGGCATTATCGGGTTGATTCTTGCCATGAACATTCATCTCTCAGGCAGTCCATGGATGCTTCTGCTGGCCTTGTCCTCAGCTATTACCTGGGCCATGTCTAACCTCATCATCAAACAAAAACTTCAAGACAGCGATAAAGTGCAGTTCACAACCTGGCAAATGACTTTCGGAACGCTAGGCTTGTTTATTTATTCCCTGCTTTTCGAGCATGGCGCCTCCCAATGGAATCTTGAGGCTGTCGGATACTTGTTGTTCTCCGGCCTCTTAGCTTCGGCCCTTGCCTTCGTTCTATGGACGTATATCTTGTCGAAAATTGAAGCCAGCAGAGCCTCCGTTACGTTATTAACCGTTCCAGTTATCGGAGTCATTTCGGGTTGGCTTTTCCTGCACGAAGAGCTGAGGGCGACTACGCTTGCCGGAATTGCCTTTGTGTTATTGGGCATATGTATAGTGAACATAAAAGGAAAATCCCGCAAAATGCCTTCGATTTAA